One part of the Haliotis asinina isolate JCU_RB_2024 chromosome 2, JCU_Hal_asi_v2, whole genome shotgun sequence genome encodes these proteins:
- the LOC137271436 gene encoding uncharacterized protein, protein MAEAAALNVPTVPSEYYDEDAMKRTVKMFSRNRGLNRDQAHDTELPYIVKMGKKMAMLISTAGRLPICFKCNRIGHIRGDCPYRSSVTVGNGARPSYADTAKNIQSVNDSDMSDMEEEEDRSGSVAGEGEVDRLEGNMEEGECEINVSSDWSKEQEQFSQEGDKCLSEMDFPPPSAAAPSGRRGNRSKGSKDSKRGPEASSASPSPTRTHSFATTGVGVTAAISEQQRSSPRIAMKKSRGGEPPDK, encoded by the exons ATGGCGGAGGCTGCAGCTTTGAATGTTCCAACTGTGCCCAGCGAATATTATGATGAGGATGCCATGAAGAGGACGGTGAAGATGTTTTCAAGGAACAGAGGATTGAATCGAGATCAG GCGCATGATACAGAGTTGCCATATATCGTGAAGATGGGGAAGAAGATGGCCATGCTCATCTCTACAGCTGGTCGACTCCCCATCTGCTTTAAGTGCAATAGAATCGGGCACATCAGGGGAGATTGTCCCTATAGGTCTTCGGTAACTGTTGGTAATGGTGCTAGACCATCTTACGCTGACACTGCAAAGAATATTCAGTCAGTGAATGATTCAGATATGTCGGATATGGAGGAAGAAGAGGATAGGAGTGGTTCAGTTGCAGGTGAAGGAGAAGTTGACAGATTGGAGGGGAATATGGAGGAAGGGGAGTGTGAAATCAATGTGTCTTCAGATTGGAGTAAAGAGCAGGAACAGTTTTCACAGGAAGGGGATAAGTGTCTGAGTGAGATGGATTTTCCTCCACCATCCGCTGCTGCTCCGAGTGGTAGGAGGGGAAACAGGTCTAAGGGTTCCAAGGACAGTAAGAGAGGGCCAGAGGCGTCATCTGCATCTCCGTCTCCTACACGAACGCATTCTTTTGCAACTACGGGCGTTGGGGTCACGGCAGCCATATCAGAGCAGCAAAGATCGTCCCCAAGGATTGCAATGAAAAAGTCTAGAGGAGGGGAGCCTCCTGACAAGTAG